Genomic window (Clostridia bacterium):
TGACGGGCGACGCTTTCGGCTCGATGCGCTGCGACTGCGGCCAGCAGTTCGCCTCCGCAATGATGCAGGTGGAAAAAGAGGGACGCGGCGTGCTTCTCTATATGCGTCAGGAGGGACGCGGCATCGGCCTTATAAACAAACTGCGGGCATACGAGCTTCAGGACAGAGGCATGGACACCGTAGAGGCTAATATCGCTCTCGGCTTTAAAAGCGACCTTAGAGAGTACTACATCGGCTCGCAGATACTTCGCGACCTGGGTGTTAAGACGATGCGCCTTTTAACGAATAATCCCAAGAAAATAGAGGGACTCGCAGATTTTGGCATAGAGATAATCGAGCGTGTGCCGATCCAGATGGAGCTTACGAAGTACGACGAGTTCTATCTTAAGACGAAGCAGGAAAAAATGGGCCATATGCTCGACTATTAAGAATATAAACAATTTATATAAAGGGGAGGACTTATCATGAGAGTTTTTGAAGGAAAAATAGTATCCGGCGATATAAAAATAGGCATAGTTGCGGCAAGGTTCAACGAATTTATCGTATCTAAGCTTTTGGGCGGCGCGCTTGACGCGCTCAAGCGTCACGACATATCGGAGGACGATATAAGCGTTGCGTGGGTACCGGGCGCGTTCGAGATACCGCTCGCGGCGCAGAAGATGGCCAAAAGCGGCAAATACGACGCAGTAATCGCGCTGGGCGCCGTTATCCGCGGCTCGACGACGCATTACGACTACGTTTGCAGCGAGGTATCGAAGGGCATAGCCAACGTATCGCTTCAGACGGGCGTTCCCGTTATGTTCGGCGTGCTTACGACCGAGAATATAGAGCAGGCGATAGAGCGCGCGGGCACGAAGGCCGGAAACAAGGGCTTCGACTGTGCTGTAGGCGCTATTGAGATGGTAAATCTTTTAAGAGAAATGGATAAATAAGACGATATGAATATTATTTTCGATTACGACGGAACGCTGCACGAGACGCTTCATATATATAAGCCGGCCTTTTTAAAAGCTTACGACTGGCTTGTGGCGAACGGCTATGCGAAGATGCGCGAATTTACCGATGAGGAGATACGCGGCTGGATAGGCTACAACGCCCGCGTGATGTGGGAGATGTTCATGCCCGAGCTTCCCGAAGACGTGCGCGCACACTGCAGCGAGATAGTCGGTCAGACGATGCGCGAGGAGATAGAGGCGGGACGCGCAAAGCTTTACAGACACGCGCTTGAAATACTCGACACGTTAAGAGAGCACGGACATACGCTTATATTTTTAAGCAACTGCAAGCAGTATTACATGGACGCGCACACGAAGGCCTTC
Coding sequences:
- a CDS encoding 6,7-dimethyl-8-ribityllumazine synthase encodes the protein MRVFEGKIVSGDIKIGIVAARFNEFIVSKLLGGALDALKRHDISEDDISVAWVPGAFEIPLAAQKMAKSGKYDAVIALGAVIRGSTTHYDYVCSEVSKGIANVSLQTGVPVMFGVLTTENIEQAIERAGTKAGNKGFDCAVGAIEMVNLLREMDK
- a CDS encoding HAD family hydrolase; translation: MNIIFDYDGTLHETLHIYKPAFLKAYDWLVANGYAKMREFTDEEIRGWIGYNARVMWEMFMPELPEDVRAHCSEIVGQTMREEIEAGRAKLYRHALEILDTLREHGHTLIFLSNCKQYYMDAHTKAFGLDRYFYDMYCTESFGFKPKTEIFPEIAKKYTGNFIVVGDRANDIEIAKKYGLYSIGCAYGYGSADEIRDADAVINFPLEMLAYIPAGEL